AAATCAGTTGTGTCAGGTGCAGAATTGCTGCTCTTTCATACCCTTTTAATGCTATGCTCTATGGTGGCTTTGCTGAGTCCAAAATGAGCAAGATTGATTTCTCGGGAAATGGGATATGTCCAAAGGGAATGAGGGCTGTGGAGTTCTACAGCAGGACCAAAAGATTGGACCTTTTCTGCCCAATGACAGTTTTGGAGCTTCTGTCCTTTGCCAATAGATTTTGTTGTGAGGAGATGAGTTCTGCCTGTGATGCCCATTTGGCTTCAATTGTGGTGAATGTTGAAGATGCATTGATGCTTATTGAGTATGGATTGGAAGAGAGAGCCACCCTTCTTGTAGTGGCTTGCTTACAAGTGTTTCTCAGGGAGCTTCCAAATTCTCTGCATAATCCAAAGGTGGCAAAAATACTGTGCAGCTGTGAGGCACAAGAAAGGTTAGCCAGTGTGGGGTGTGCCTCTTTCTTGTTATACTACTTCCTGAGTCAAGTGGCTATGGAGGAAAGCATGGTGTCTAAAACAACATTGATGTTGCTGGAGAGAATGGGAGAGTGTGCCACAGAAAAATGGCAGACAGCCATCGCATTCCACCAATTGGGGTGTGTGTTGGTTGAAAGGAAAGAATACAAAGAGGCTCAGAACTGTTTTGAGGTAGCAGTTCAGGAGGGTCATGTTTATTCATTGGCTGGGGTGGCCAGAACTAAGTACAAGCAGGGTCAACCATATTCAGCCTATAAGTTAATCAGTTCTCTCATATTTGAGCATAAACCAGCTGGGTGGATGTATCAAGAGCGTGCACTATACAATATGGGAAAGGAGAAGAGTTTTGACTTAGATGTTGCAACTGAATTGGATCCTTCCCTTTCATTTCCATACAAATATAGAGCACTAGCAAAGGTGGAGGAGAAGCATATAGAGGAAGGGATTGCAGAGCTAAATAGGTTTATTGGATTTAAACTCTCCCCTGATTGCTTAGAATTGAGAGCGTGGTTGAATGTTGCACTTGAGGATTATGACAGTGCCATGAGAGATATTCGGGCAATGCTAACCATTGAACCGAATTATGTAACTTCACATGGGAAGATCAAAGGAGAATACTTGCTCCAACTCGTAAACCGTGGAGTTCAGCAGAAGAGTCAGGCTGATTGCTGGATGCAGCTATACCAGCAATGGTCTTGTGTAGATGATATTGGTTCTTTGGCTATTATACATCAGATGCTAGAGAATGAGCCTGGTAAGAGCCTTCTAGAGTTTCGTCAGTCTCTACTCCTATTGAGGTTAGTACATGCATAACTGAACCAGAAATATCTCTATAAGTTTCAATTGTGTTTATTATTGTCAACTTGTCAAGGATCCTTAGGACTAGTGTATGATATGGAACGGACCTACGTATACATTACGGTGTGCAGATGCACTccttagtttttttaaaattattactacgtatatgaaaaaagttattttgtccccttaatcttatatatttgaatttgttggtcACTGCTCTATAATAGACCTGTGTATAGTGAGAGTGTACAAATAAACCACTTGACTTGTTTCCACTGACTTAGGGTCTTAGATCCCCCACTGATTGCGAGTGTCCATATTTTTGTTACAATGTAGCCATTTTTAGAAGTCAAGTTAGTTATATTTTGTAATGACAAGAGAATCCTCACATGTATGAAATTCACAGATTAAACTGTCAAAAGGCTGCAATGCACAGCTTGCGGTTGGCCAGAAACCACTCTAGCTCAATGCAAGAGAGGCTAATTTATGAAGGATGGATCCTATATGACACTGGCTATCGCGAAGAAGCTTTGGCGAGAGCTGACAGATCCATTGCAATTCAGCGATCATTTGAAGCTTTTTTTCTAAAAGCATATGTGATGGCAGATACAACTCTGGATCCTGAATCTTCTTCCTTTGTTATTCAGCTTCTAAAAGAAGCACTTAAATGTCCTTCAGACGGTCTTCGCAAAGGACAAGTCAGTGATCTGTTATACTAACACTATCTCTGTTGCAAGTGAAGTGAGTGTTGTGCAGTTATTTGATTGTCTTGTGCAATATTTTGCAGGCATGGAATAACTTGGGGAGTATTTATGTGGATTGTGGTAAGCTTGAGCTTGCAAAAGAATGCTACAAGAATGCACTTGCAATTAGGCACACAAGAGCTCATCAAGGTCTAGCACGCGTTTATCATcagaaaaatcaaagaaaagcTGCATATGATGAGATGACCAGGCTAATTGAGAAGGCAGAGAGCAATGCCTCAGCATATGAGAAAAGATCAGAATACTGTGACCGCGAGATGGCAAAGGTTGATCTTGATGTTGCAACTCAACTTGATCCTTTAAGAACCTATCCATATAGATACAGAGCAGCAGGTACTTTCTCTTATTGcacattcaattttattatctGTAGTTAGAGTactacttaagaaatttggataTCAGTTTCTTCTATTTCTACCATTTTTTAAACTTCTCAAATGTATGACCAGTGATGATGGATGAGCAAAAAGAAACTGAAGCTGTAGAAGAACTCACCAAGGCCATCAAATTCAAACCTGATATGCAAATGCTTCACCTAAGAGCAGCATTTTATGAGTCAATGGGGGACCTATCATCTGCTCTACAAGATTGTCAGGCTTCTCTTTGCTTAGACCCAAACCATGCAGGCACACTTGATCTATATCGAAGGATACGAAAGTTGAACTTCTAATCTTTGAGTGTATGAACATCAGAAAGATAAAATGTGCAGGTCTTATTACACAACTGATGGGGAATGGAGAATTTCCAAATGACTGATATTTACCATCAGAAATCTCGGAACAATCATCTTACAATAAAGATAGAAAGGAACGGATGGTATGGATTGTGGAAACAAAAGCAAGAACCGATACATTTTGAATGGATGGAGAAAAAGATGGACAAGTGACACTAAGTTATTATGTGTTATATTATCGAATAGGGAGGATGATTCAGGTGTAAATCACAGGAATTTCAGAATAGTAAATGCATTGATTTGATATGTATCTCTGTGAGCCATATTTATAGAATTTGTCTCACTATTTAAGCATCCTCTTGTACAGTTACAGAGTTATAAAGAGCTTCAGTCCACTTGTTTCCTGCCTTTTTCTTAAATAAGGAAGAAAGAACAAATAATCACCTTGCAACTAGAAATTCACGTGTTCGTTTTGAAAGAAATTGACAGACCAAATGGGAGAGTGTACTCTAAAAGGTTCCATTGCAACCATCTTCTTCTCGGTTTGTTGTTATTCATGGTCTATAGTACTTAGTACATCAGGTACACTAAGAATACCCAATGGAAAAGATGAGATAATCTTTTTCTTATCCTTCTACCTTCCAAGGATAATACTTTAGAGAAAAGCAACTCCTTGAAGTTTTGAATTTGTCTTCATATGACAAAAAAATGAGACTTGTTTCTTTCGCATTATAGACTAACATAGTTCTCTTGTACCAGCCTTTTTCACACTAAAGAGAAGCAAAATTCATCTATACAAGCATAAAAACAAATTCATTCCTTAACTAGCTACAAAATCAAATTGTTCTACTGAGACAAAAGTTGTTTCTTCTGTTCATCCTACTTCAGTTAGCTTCAAAAGAACAAGAATCTAAAACATAACTgcgaaaataaaaattaaaaaatggcaTCAAACTCCAAATTCAGAGTTGTTGTTCAGATTATTATCCCTGAAAGACATAGTTTTCATTTTGAGTTATGGATTCACGTCTGAACTTAAGTCAGGGGACATAATTTCTATTTCTGCCCACCAAAGAGGTGATGCTTTTGGAGTTGCTCCGTCAGGTCCTATGGTGGTGATTTCCTTCAACTTAGAAGTAACCTCCCTCATGGTTGGTCTTTTTTCTGGATCAGGATCTACACAGATGTTAATCACTTCTTCCCATTTCTCGATTTCATTTGCTTGCAAAGAGTTCAGGTTTGAATCCACCATGTCTCTCAAGGGTTGTCCCTTTATATATTCTGCTGCCCAATCTTCAAATAAACCATTCTCCACTGCGAAGGGAATTCTTCCTGTAATCAATTCAAACAATAGTACTCCAAAGCTGTAAACATTGGCCTTGACATATTCTGGAGCTGTTTCTAAGAGCTGTGCAGATTCAGAACCCTTCTTTGTAGAGACTATGTCAGTCCAGAAACTAAAGTCTGATAATTTAGCAGCATAATCTTCAGTCAGATATACAGAGGAAGATAGTATGTTTCTATAGGCAATGGGTGGTGTCAGCTCATGCATGTGCTCCAGACAATAAGCTATTCCCATAGCTATCCTTATTCTCATTCCCCAGTCTAGTCTTTCTGCTTCTCGAACTGCAAGACATGAACGAATGCTATCAATACAATTCTAATTGCAATGATTCTTTAAGGCACATGCTCGTTTATATAACCATGCaagtaaattttgaacaaaacaGCACTCACTGTGTAGATGCTCAAATAGAGTTCCATTTGGAGCATACTCAAAAACCATCATCCTTGTGAATGGCTTATTCTCTTCACAATATCCAATTAGATTCACAAAATTTTTGTGGTTAACTCTTGACAACATTGCTATCTGGAATCATGAAAAAGAAGAGGTTCAGAACTAAAACCAGGCAAATGTAGCACATTTTCTACCTTTGTTTCCTGCATGCATACCTTCTTTCGGAATTGAGTTTCCAGATTTTTGGACCAGTTATGGGATGAAGTCACTGCAGAGGATACTACAGCTATCTCAACTCCACTGGAGAGAGTCCCCTTATAAACAGTCCCATCAGGCAGTGAACCAATAATGTTGCTGAAATACTCACAAGCTACTTCAAGTTCTGTTCTTTTCAGACTAGGAACACCTGAATCAATACATGCTCAATGAGTACGCCATTTCAAATAACAAAGTGCTTGTAAAGGATGGAAAGAGCAGCGGTTACCTGTTAAAAAGGCTTTCTGAAGCTGGCCACTCAACCCTGTGGCCCAAGGTTTTACAGTGACAACCTTGTTGCTTCTGAAGCAAAGAAAAACAACGAGTGACACCAAAATGAAGGAGAAGCCGCCAAGTGTGGACCATATAATGACAGCGTGTTGGTTTGTGTTTGAAGTGTTTGCAGATGAAGCAGGAGAAGGCATTGAAACCCAATTGGAGTGTGGTGGTGTGGACAGAAGCGTAGGTGGATTTGGTGGAGGTGATGTGTGTGGAGTTGGTGCTGGCACAGGTGAAGGTGAGggtgaaagagagaaaagaaaccGGAGAGAGATGGAGAAGGTGAAGGCGATAATTCTGGAGAATCTGAGAGACTCTGTGATGGTGAAAAAGGCTCTGAAAGTGGTGATAATGTGGAGGGAAAAGGTGAaggtgatggtgatggtgaaAGAGTTTCTTTGTCATCATCAACACCATTTGCTGCTTGGAGAAGTTTCCTTATGGATGATGTATCTCCATGTTCACCAATGTGCCTGTCACAAGCAGGCAATTTTAAACATAATCTGATGCATCAAGTACCCAACAgttcatgatgatgatgatgatgatgacacCCAAGCATCACTATATTAGACttgcaagaaaagaaaacagtCATATATAAAATCTATGCTGTGTATAGAAGCTATGTAAGGAAAAGGAAAAAGCAAAGTTCAAAAGCAAAAACACAGATCTTTCAAGTTCCTGCGAGATGAATAACTCTTCACAAGTGTACCATATCAAATGGAGGTCATCTATGCAAAAGTTAAGACACACATCGTAAAGTATCAGAGGGAAAATTACATTGACtcctatttttctatttttctatcatTTACTCTTTGACGTATTTAACGTGGTCCATTGATTCTAGatcatcaaatatatatttcaatgaaAAAACTTTATCTTTCTATTTAAATGGAGAATGGTAAGagaataattgatttttttagaataaacaaaataaattgaaaatttttatgagaatattttaattgtttaaaatttttaattctaaaaaataagatttttttttcatattctattTTATCACCTTTTAATTCTCTCatagtttattatattatttttattttcacaaattttcattctttatttatcttataaaaaaaagtgttttacgAAGTGATTTCATCGTggataaatgaaaaatgatttcttAACACAAAAAGTTGTATTAAtacctaaaataaatttagagaaataataaaaatgatgaggttacaagttatatatgatgtaatagaaaaaaggaaatagaaagaaaaaacaagtatGTGATAGATATAGACGAAATCaacgtgtatatatattattactttttaaaaatataacaactaATACTTCTAACATCCATTTTTAGATGTGTTTCATATATCTCAAAAATAAAGACAACACTTAATTGTATACATTAACCTAACCAATAATATCCTCTTTCTAAGAGACACTATAAGATCCTTGACTACTATAAACGTCATCAACGAAAATATTCCATGAACATCAAATATAGGATTAAATTACTATAGCATTCATGTTCTTagaaaatactataaaaaaaaagttaagtaattttctaaaatttaaattcaattaagttgATTCTTGAAAAAGCTTTTCATTATCCTCTAATGAATAGAGCTAGAGAACAATAACAAAAACTCctgaaaaaagtaattatctgTTGATAAATCTTGCAGATGAATAGAGTTTGGAAGATGTGAAAAGTTAAGAGGTTGCATACAAGGATACAACTCTGCCATGGGAGCATTCTATTCCAAACCAGGAACAGTGATCAACCACTTCTCTATTCCAACTCCATGAACTTCCCAATGGATCTCTCACCACTTTCTCCTTCATCTTTTGCAGTGCCAACCCTGC
This portion of the Vigna unguiculata cultivar IT97K-499-35 chromosome 6, ASM411807v1, whole genome shotgun sequence genome encodes:
- the LOC114188256 gene encoding probable inactive receptor-like protein kinase At3g56050, giving the protein MPSPASSANTSNTNQHAVIIWSTLGGFSFILVSLVVFLCFRSNKVVTVKPWATGLSGQLQKAFLTGVPSLKRTELEVACEYFSNIIGSLPDGTVYKGTLSSGVEIAVVSSAVTSSHNWSKNLETQFRKKIAMLSRVNHKNFVNLIGYCEENKPFTRMMVFEYAPNGTLFEHLHIREAERLDWGMRIRIAMGIAYCLEHMHELTPPIAYRNILSSSVYLTEDYAAKLSDFSFWTDIVSTKKGSESAQLLETAPEYVKANVYSFGVLLFELITGRIPFAVENGLFEDWAAEYIKGQPLRDMVDSNLNSLQANEIEKWEEVINICVDPDPEKRPTMREVTSKLKEITTIGPDGATPKASPLWWAEIEIMSPDLSSDVNP
- the LOC114188253 gene encoding ethylene-overproduction protein 1 — encoded protein: MRGLKLTERFKSIQVHALSSTSSETNGGNGNKGSETICGNSSKTKPRNNLNRNRSLIPSWSKTKSSTNNNSTSVFANLIPLHLPSTDTIEPSLEPYFKPINLVETLSEFYQRMEFCSQSNKAVMCVEQWSLLRGLGDQKILRRCLRTACQNAEDVLSKAVLSAWLRFERRDDELVGLCSMDCGGYVLECPKKNLEPGFRPCSVNDHCQCQQELIKETCTEGVCESDEESDILFCVGSEEISCVRCRIAALSYPFNAMLYGGFAESKMSKIDFSGNGICPKGMRAVEFYSRTKRLDLFCPMTVLELLSFANRFCCEEMSSACDAHLASIVVNVEDALMLIEYGLEERATLLVVACLQVFLRELPNSLHNPKVAKILCSCEAQERLASVGCASFLLYYFLSQVAMEESMVSKTTLMLLERMGECATEKWQTAIAFHQLGCVLVERKEYKEAQNCFEVAVQEGHVYSLAGVARTKYKQGQPYSAYKLISSLIFEHKPAGWMYQERALYNMGKEKSFDLDVATELDPSLSFPYKYRALAKVEEKHIEEGIAELNRFIGFKLSPDCLELRAWLNVALEDYDSAMRDIRAMLTIEPNYVTSHGKIKGEYLLQLVNRGVQQKSQADCWMQLYQQWSCVDDIGSLAIIHQMLENEPGKSLLEFRQSLLLLRLNCQKAAMHSLRLARNHSSSMQERLIYEGWILYDTGYREEALARADRSIAIQRSFEAFFLKAYVMADTTLDPESSSFVIQLLKEALKCPSDGLRKGQAWNNLGSIYVDCGKLELAKECYKNALAIRHTRAHQGLARVYHQKNQRKAAYDEMTRLIEKAESNASAYEKRSEYCDREMAKVDLDVATQLDPLRTYPYRYRAAVMMDEQKETEAVEELTKAIKFKPDMQMLHLRAAFYESMGDLSSALQDCQASLCLDPNHAGTLDLYRRIRKLNF